The nucleotide sequence ATCTACGTCGCCACCACCACCGATTTAACGCTTACGTGGCAGCATTATCTGGGTTTTGGAGCCACCTTGCTGGCGGGCATTCTGTGGGCGTTCCGCAAGCCGCAATACCTGTTTTATGCCCTCGGCCTGACGTTGATACTGGGTTATGAAAATCTGGTGGGGTTTACCCCAACCCTGGACTTCACCTCGACCCGGTACTATCTTAACAACATCGCCCTGCCGGTTTCCTACCAGGATTTTTCGATGTATATGCTGCTCATCTGGGCTTACGTTGCCCATGAGCGTTTGCGAATGATAGCACGGTCGCTGTTCATGCGGAGAGCATCGTAACGGATCTTTTACTTCTGCCTTGCTGTTTTTGCGGACGCTTGCCTGTGTCTGGTCCGGGAAGTCATCCAGAAGCTGAAAGACTCCTTATGCGGGCTGTGTATCCCTATGCAGAAGGCCCGTTAGAGCTTGTTATCGCGATCTTGAGGTAAAATGCAAAAACCGCCTTAGGGGCGGTTTTTGCATTTTGAGAATATCAGAGACTAGGCCGTCAGTGACCAGCCCTCGCGGTATTGACGCTTAACAAACTGGTTCGCTTGGTCGAAGTTGGTGATCTTCATGTTCTTGCCATCCCACGCCAGCTTTTTACGACCTGGATAGGTAAATCCTTTGCCGTCGGCCTTGGGTGAGCGGAGCGTGTAGCTGCGAATCGCCAGGTTACCCATCAGCACCGATTCAGTCAGCGGACCGGCAAAGTCGAACGACGAGGTCAGGGCTTTGTGCTCTTTGCTGTTGAAACCGGCTTTACAGGCTTCAGTCCACAGCACCTGGTGACCATTCTCCGGAATGCCTCTCCCGTTTTCGCCCTTGGGTTTCGGAGCCGCTTCCATTTTCTGGCCGCTCTTGGTATAGAGCTTCGGATCGTCGCCATACATACCGCAGGCAATCAGACCTTTGTCGCCAATCAGGAATACGCCGTTTTCACCGTTTTCGGGGAAGGGTTCGCCTTCCGGCAGCATCTCCGGCCGGAACGGACGCAGACCGCCATCGAGCCAGACCATCTTGACATCCGATTTGTTCTTGGACGAGGCCGGGAACGACAACTCGACGTGCGACGACGGCGGGCAGCCTTCGGGAATGTACTCGGGCGTCCAGTCTTTCAGGAATACCTGACCGATGCTGGTTTCCACTTCCGTCGGGTAGCCCAGTCCCAGCACCCGGAACGGAACGTCCATGATGTGGCAGCCGATGTCGCCCAGAGCGCCCGCGCCGAAGTTCCACCAGCCGCGCCACTTGAAGGGGTGGTAGGCAGGCGTATAGCCGACTTTCTGCGCTGGTCCGAGCCACAGATCCCAGTCCAGATCGACGGGTGTATTTTCGGCTGGCTGCGGCACCGGAATACCCTGCGGCCAAACGGGACGGTTCGTCCAGAGGTAA is from Spirosoma taeanense and encodes:
- a CDS encoding Gfo/Idh/MocA family protein, with the translated sequence MNQSDNSTPTPDPVNPTTTRRGFIQAGALATAGFLIVPRHVLGGKGFIAPSDKLNIAGVGFGGKGFSDTNNSYNNGANNMVALCDVDWGLPRVKENFTKHPNAKRYKDFREMLDKEGKTIDAVTVSTADHTHAVVAMAAMQRGKHVYVQKPLTHNIYEARMLTEAARKHKVVTQMGNQGSSNPQQKQMVDWFDKGLIGNVHTVYLWTNRPVWPQGIPVPQPAENTPVDLDWDLWLGPAQKVGYTPAYHPFKWRGWWNFGAGALGDIGCHIMDVPFRVLGLGYPTEVETSIGQVFLKDWTPEYIPEGCPPSSHVELSFPASSKNKSDVKMVWLDGGLRPFRPEMLPEGEPFPENGENGVFLIGDKGLIACGMYGDDPKLYTKSGQKMEAAPKPKGENGRGIPENGHQVLWTEACKAGFNSKEHKALTSSFDFAGPLTESVLMGNLAIRSYTLRSPKADGKGFTYPGRKKLAWDGKNMKITNFDQANQFVKRQYREGWSLTA